Proteins encoded within one genomic window of Desulfurispira natronophila:
- a CDS encoding glycoside hydrolase family 57 protein, with translation MTSNQTSGYLGLVLHSHLPFVKHPEHERFLEENWLYEAISETYIPFLMMLDQLEQEGVNARVTVSVTPSLSNMLEDPLLNERYEKHMHLMLELLDKEQERTFDDHAMAPVVAFYRDRFQKILDYYIVNLKRCVLNGYRHFQQTGVLEIITCAATHGFLPNLRFTPRSVAAQIELGVRSHTRIFGQTPKGIWLPECAYFEGLEDTLKENGLEYFLVDTHGILFSRPRSIYGNFAPVFTPNGTAVFGRDQESSRQVWSSKEGYPGDFRYREFYRDVGWDLPYNYIKPYINPDGKRIFVGLKYYRITGQGDFKEPYVRQDAMEAAAEHAGNFVDNRIEQVQHLNQVMGKAPLVVCPYDAELFGHWWYEGMDFLYFLFKKMHYDQDSLQVVTLSDYLQQNPEHQVVKPASSTWGDKGYNEVWLNRGNDWIYKYVHDLSIQLSSLARKYRYTTDELQERLLNQMARELLLAESSDWAFLMTTQTAAEYASRRTVLHIENFRRLANMLLDHSVMDMDVLEGLEFKNSIFHQDMDFRIYCP, from the coding sequence ATGACAAGCAACCAGACTAGTGGCTACCTCGGCTTGGTGCTTCACTCCCACCTGCCTTTTGTCAAGCACCCAGAGCACGAACGATTTCTCGAAGAAAATTGGCTTTACGAGGCGATTTCCGAAACATATATCCCTTTTCTCATGATGTTGGATCAACTAGAGCAGGAAGGTGTCAATGCTCGTGTAACGGTCTCGGTTACCCCATCACTGTCCAATATGCTGGAAGATCCACTTTTAAATGAGCGATATGAAAAGCATATGCATTTGATGCTGGAACTTTTGGACAAGGAGCAAGAGCGTACTTTTGATGATCATGCAATGGCTCCTGTGGTTGCGTTTTATCGTGATCGATTTCAGAAAATTCTCGACTACTATATAGTTAACCTGAAGCGCTGTGTTCTCAATGGTTATCGCCATTTTCAACAAACCGGGGTGCTAGAGATTATTACTTGCGCTGCTACCCATGGATTTCTCCCAAACCTGCGATTTACTCCACGCAGCGTTGCGGCCCAGATTGAGCTGGGGGTGAGGTCTCATACACGAATTTTTGGTCAGACACCCAAGGGCATCTGGCTACCGGAGTGTGCCTACTTTGAAGGCCTGGAGGATACCCTCAAGGAAAATGGGCTGGAGTACTTTTTGGTAGATACCCATGGAATACTTTTCTCCAGACCTCGAAGTATCTATGGAAATTTCGCTCCAGTATTTACACCCAATGGAACTGCTGTGTTTGGCCGAGATCAGGAGTCCAGTCGTCAGGTATGGTCCAGCAAAGAGGGTTATCCCGGCGATTTCCGTTATCGTGAGTTTTATCGGGATGTGGGCTGGGATTTACCCTATAACTACATAAAGCCCTATATTAATCCAGACGGAAAACGTATTTTTGTTGGCCTCAAGTACTATCGAATTACCGGTCAAGGTGATTTCAAGGAACCTTATGTTCGTCAAGATGCCATGGAAGCTGCTGCTGAACACGCTGGCAACTTTGTCGATAACCGTATAGAGCAAGTTCAGCACTTAAACCAGGTTATGGGCAAAGCACCTTTGGTGGTCTGCCCTTATGATGCAGAATTGTTTGGGCACTGGTGGTACGAAGGCATGGACTTTCTCTACTTCCTCTTTAAGAAAATGCATTACGATCAGGATTCCTTGCAGGTAGTGACCCTGTCAGACTACCTGCAGCAAAACCCGGAACACCAGGTTGTAAAGCCAGCCTCTTCCACCTGGGGGGACAAGGGATACAATGAAGTCTGGTTGAATCGTGGCAATGACTGGATATACAAGTATGTGCATGATTTGAGCATTCAGTTGAGCAGTCTTGCCCGTAAATATCGCTATACTACGGATGAGCTGCAGGAGCGACTTTTGAATCAGATGGCCCGTGAGCTGCTGCTGGCAGAGTCAAGCGACTGGGCATTTCTTATGACTACCCAGACAGCTGCTGAATACGCTTCGCGCCGCACAGTGCTTCATATTGAAAATTTCCGGCGCCTGGCAAATATGTTGCTTGATCACTCAGTCATGGATATGGACGTATTAGAGGGACTTGAGTTCAAGAACTCAATATTCCATCAGGATATGGATTTCAGGATATACTGTCCGTAG
- a CDS encoding DUF4912 domain-containing protein: MDKLLGLPREELITIARGLSIAGRSRMSNRELAEAVYRLSLEAGVSSFYLHSSTDGHLRVEFDNIYLPAEIGHTRACLMYRDPLWAFAYWEITPELLSGKLSTSLVLKVIDAGTNKEHSCIEQVDRTGRWYLNLNAPESAFYIVIGTFSEGGFVELVRSNQVKMPALGISADREELVFYNRQTESRRTYASKDKSIGDWDTLGETFTLDRENSRLLHRSISGSRQHFENPTESNRSDYDKQPD, encoded by the coding sequence ATGGATAAACTGCTGGGGCTACCACGGGAAGAGCTTATTACCATTGCCAGGGGATTAAGTATTGCTGGCCGCTCCCGAATGTCAAATCGAGAGTTAGCGGAAGCTGTTTACCGTTTATCGCTAGAAGCTGGCGTATCCTCTTTTTACCTTCATAGCTCAACTGATGGCCATCTGCGTGTAGAGTTCGACAATATCTATTTGCCTGCCGAAATTGGCCATACGAGAGCTTGTCTCATGTATCGAGATCCGCTTTGGGCATTTGCCTATTGGGAAATTACTCCTGAGTTACTCTCTGGCAAATTAAGCACCTCCCTTGTTCTCAAGGTAATAGACGCTGGCACTAACAAAGAGCACAGCTGCATTGAGCAAGTGGATCGAACCGGGCGTTGGTACCTTAATTTGAATGCACCTGAGAGTGCATTCTATATTGTTATTGGCACATTCTCAGAAGGTGGTTTTGTAGAGTTGGTGCGCTCAAACCAGGTGAAAATGCCTGCTTTGGGTATATCAGCTGACAGAGAAGAGCTGGTCTTCTATAATCGCCAAACCGAAAGTCGTCGCACATACGCGAGTAAAGATAAATCAATAGGTGACTGGGATACCCTTGGTGAAACCTTTACTCTTGATCGGGAAAACTCCCGTCTGTTGCACCGGTCAATTTCCGGATCACGCCAACACTTTGAAAACCCTACTGAAAGCAACAGGAGTGATTATGACAAGCAACCAGACTAG
- a CDS encoding DUF4931 domain-containing protein, with protein sequence MTTRIHRDPLGRFDVIYEPGMARTPLLGEAETPVRSDGEVPPCPFCRGSEQYCTFTIASSEGVDGWDVRVIPNRVPLFSIEGSTEGFPDGIYDTIEGVGAHEIAIDSPRHFDTPYDYTPSHWQKLLGVVVNRLSDLKQDSRFKYISYYRNYGSQAGAHLEHPHSQILALPFVPFEIRHRQNKFEDHMRSKERCFICDIIHHETSHGQRILTENESFLALAPYASRYPFEVHIYPREHREAFESTNREDLVLLSHILYECHQKLHISLSGPPLQMTLYNRPRKSGGFHWSLELVPLLLSTTAITMGTGVYVNPVTPEQVVAAMGSRSCEEIIENT encoded by the coding sequence GTGACAACCAGAATACACCGTGACCCTCTAGGACGCTTTGATGTTATATATGAACCTGGTATGGCACGAACACCGTTGCTTGGAGAAGCAGAAACACCTGTGCGCAGCGATGGCGAAGTACCACCCTGCCCTTTTTGTCGCGGCAGTGAGCAGTACTGTACTTTTACCATTGCCAGCAGCGAAGGGGTCGATGGATGGGATGTAAGAGTTATTCCCAATCGTGTGCCACTTTTTTCCATAGAAGGCTCTACTGAGGGTTTTCCAGATGGGATTTATGATACGATAGAAGGTGTGGGAGCACACGAGATAGCTATAGACTCGCCGCGGCACTTTGACACGCCCTATGACTATACCCCCAGCCATTGGCAAAAGTTGCTTGGTGTTGTTGTGAACAGGTTGAGTGACTTGAAGCAAGATAGTCGTTTCAAGTATATAAGTTATTATCGCAACTATGGTTCTCAAGCTGGAGCACATTTGGAGCACCCCCACAGCCAAATCCTGGCCTTACCTTTTGTGCCATTTGAAATACGCCATCGACAAAATAAGTTCGAAGATCACATGCGTAGTAAAGAGCGATGCTTTATTTGCGACATTATCCACCATGAAACTAGCCATGGTCAGAGGATTCTGACGGAAAACGAATCATTCTTAGCGTTGGCACCATATGCCTCACGTTATCCCTTTGAGGTTCATATTTATCCACGTGAACATCGTGAAGCATTTGAGTCCACAAATCGTGAAGATTTAGTGCTGTTGTCCCACATACTGTATGAATGCCACCAAAAACTACATATCTCCCTGAGTGGTCCACCTTTGCAAATGACACTCTATAATCGTCCCCGCAAGTCTGGTGGCTTTCACTGGAGCTTGGAGTTGGTTCCCTTGCTGCTGAGTACTACAGCAATAACCATGGGCACTGGTGTATATGTCAATCCAGTGACCCCCGAGCAGGTAGTAGCTGCTATGGGAAGTCGTTCATGCGAAGAGATTATAGAAAATACATAA